The genomic interval ATGCGACGCGTGGAGTACCTTTCGGTGATCGGCAACATCGCGCCGATGGTCGGGCTGCTGGGAACCGTGACCGGGATGATCTTTGCCTTTCAACAAGTCGCGACCACGCGGGGCGCCGCCGGCGCGGGCGATTTGGCCGAAGGAATTTATCAAGCGTTGGTGACCACCGTCGGCGGGTTGATCGTCGCCATCCCGTCCTTGGCTGCTTACGCCGTGTGTCGAAACAAAGTCGACGCGTTGATCGCCGACATCGCCTTTCAAACCCAACACGCCTTGATGCCGATCAAACGTCGACCGACCAAGTCACGCGGGACTCATTTGGCGCAAGCGGCCGCCTCCCCAACTCCGGTTGCACAAAAACAACCTCCACAAGCCGTCGCGCCCAAGCCACCCGCAACACCCGCTCCAGCTCCCGTTCGCCGACCACCTCCCACGCAAGGATGAGAGAGATGCAGATGGTTCGCCTGTTCCTGATCAGCTCGGCTTGTTTGGTACTGCTCAATATCGATGCGGTTCACCACTCTCTGGCTGCGGACCCGCCGCCGGTATTGCCGGGCGAGTTGCCGAAGTTTCAACCGCCGCCCCGCCCTCCAGCGTCACAGCAGTTGGACGTGCTGCAACGCGCGTTGGATGGAGACCCCAACGCGGCCTCCGGCGACCCGATGTTCGACGACCTGCTCGAAATGATCCGGCGAGGTGGCGGCAGCGTTCTGAACGGGTCTGCTTTGGAAACCATCCCAGATT from Stieleria varia carries:
- a CDS encoding MotA/TolQ/ExbB proton channel family protein, which encodes MRLKIGSGIALFAQTNAASPTGGTPSAPSSGFLDIILSGGITGATILLVLVALSIAAAYLVFDQVMTLRRSEVLPEGVSEAVRQALLTGRIPEADAACRRSPSVLSVVVLAGLNEMDFGWREVEKAVEDCLADQAARLMRRVEYLSVIGNIAPMVGLLGTVTGMIFAFQQVATTRGAAGAGDLAEGIYQALVTTVGGLIVAIPSLAAYAVCRNKVDALIADIAFQTQHALMPIKRRPTKSRGTHLAQAAASPTPVAQKQPPQAVAPKPPATPAPAPVRRPPPTQG